Proteins found in one Muntiacus reevesi chromosome 2, mMunRee1.1, whole genome shotgun sequence genomic segment:
- the LOC136157657 gene encoding LOW QUALITY PROTEIN: cationic amino acid transporter 3-like (The sequence of the model RefSeq protein was modified relative to this genomic sequence to represent the inferred CDS: deleted 1 base in 1 codon), whose protein sequence is MSTPFLSRTLCQDVHKFGQKLVGRQLLEPREGFERPKAGHLNTLDLVALGVDSTLGAGVYILVGEVAVYKAGPVTVICFLLAGLSTLFSGFCYAELAAWVPRPGSAYLYSNVTVGELCAFIIGWDLILSFVTGTACEARAWSMAFDSLIGNHISRAFQETFSLNVPYFLVTYVDFFAFVLVLLLTGLQVLGASESTLLYKVFTGISVLVLIFIILSGFIKGDLHNWKLTNQDYTLNTSGYSDISSLGPLGSGGFVPFGFEGILHGAVTCFDAFVGFDVIATTGGEIPNPQHSIPFSIMITISICFLACFGVSAALTLMVPYYQIQLESPLPQAFLHIGWGPARYAVAVGALCALTSSLLGTMFPMPWLIYAMAEDGLLFQGLARIYSRTGTPILAIIFAGSLTGVMTLLFELGDLIDLVSTVMLLAYSLVAFSVLVLRYQQDQNLSENEATEEEINISVLEASRFEPGPEARSSNILKTLWCPSNTIPTLKSGQIVYWCAFLLVLLAILSLILVQRPSQMFSGDPGLTTVAVLLLLLITGVTVITWRQPQNPNPLMFRVPALPVFPLVSIFVNIYLMIHMTSGAWVLFGIWMGIGFAIYFGYGIRHSLEENNEQQPPASTSQTLTQTSAVLNHLNHRT, encoded by the exons ATGTCCACACCCTTTCTCTCCAG GACGTTGTGTCAGGATGTTCACAAATTTGGTCAGAAACTGGTCGGCAGGCAGCTACTGGAGCCCAGGGAAGGGTTTGAGAGGCCCAAGGCTGGTCATCTGAACACTCTGGACCTGGTGGCCTTGGGTGTGGACAGCACCCTGGGAGCTGGTGTGTACATCTTGGTTGGAGAAGTGGCTGTGTACAAGGCTGGACCAGTGACTGTCATCTGCTTTTTGCTAGCTGGCCTGTCTACTCTTTTTTCTGGCTTCTGCTATGCGGAGTTGGCAGCCTGGGTACCACGCCCCGGTTCTGCGTATCTCTACAGCAACGTCACCGTGGGAGAACTGTGCGCCTTCATCATTGGCTGGGACCTCATCCTGTCCTTTGTCACGGG GACTGCCTGTGAGGCCAGAGCCTGGAGCATGGCCTTTGACAGCCTGATTGGGAACCACATCTCTCGGGCGTTCCAGGAGACGTTCTCTCTGAACGTGCCCTACTTCCTGGTCACCTATGTAGAC TTTTTTGCCTTTGTCCTGGTGCTGCTGCTCACAG GACTACAGGTTCTGGGAGCTTCTGAGTCAACCCTGCTTTACAAAGTGTTCACAGGCATCAGTGTCTTGGTTCTCATCTTCATCATCCTCTCTGGCTTCATTAAGGGAGACCTGCACAACTGGAAGCTCACGAATCAGGACTACACACTGAACACGTCTGGATACAGTGACATCTCTAG CTTGGGCCCTCTGGGTTCTGGAGGGTTTGTGCCCTTTGGCTTTGAAGGGATTCTTCATGGAGCGGTGACATGTTTCGACGCCTTTGTTGGCTTTGATGTCATTGCTACTACAG GGGGTGAAATCCCAAATCCTCAGCATTCCATCCCATTCAGCATCATGATCACAATCTCCATCTGCTTTTTGGCATGTTTTGGTGTCTCGGCGGCACTCACCCTCATGGTGCCCTACTACCAGATTCAGCTTGAGAGCCCCTTGCCGCAGGCTTTTCTCCACATTGGGTGGGGCCCTGCCAGATACGCTGTGGCTGTTGGCGCCCTCTGTGCTCTTACATCCAG tctcCTGGGTACCATGTTCCCCATGCCTTGGCTGATCTATGCAATGGCAGAGGATGGGCTCCTTTTCCAGGGACTTGCTCGGATCTATTCACGCACAGGCACCCCCATCCTGGCCATCATATTTGCTGGAAGTCTTAcag GGGTCATGACTTTACTCTTTGAGCTTGGTGATCTTATAGACCTCGTGTCAACTGTGATGTTGCTCGCTTACTCCCTGGTAGCATTTTCTGTCCTTGTCCTCAG GTATCAGCAAGACCAGAACTTAAGTGAAAATGAGGCAACAGAGGAGGAAATTAATATTTCTGTGCTAGAAGCAAGTCGTTTTGAACCTGGGCCTGAAGCAAGATCCTCAAACATTCTAAAGACTCTCTGGTGCCCCAGTAACACCATCCCCACTCTGAAATCTGGGCAGATTGTCTATTGGTGTGCCTTCCTGCTTG TTCTGCTGGCCATCCTGAGCCTGATCCTGGTCCAGAGGCCCAGCCAGATGTTCTCTGGAGACCCCGGGCTCACAACAGtggctgtgctgctgctgctgctcatcaCTGGGGTCACGGTCATCACCTGGAGGCAGCCCCAGAACCCCAATCCTCTTATGTTCAGG GTCCCTGCTCTGCCTGTCTTCCCACTGGTGAGCATCTTTGTGAACATTTACCTGATGATTCACATGACCTCTGGGGCCTGGGTCCTATTTGGCATTTGGATGGGGATTG GATTTGCCATATACTTTGGATATGGCATCAGACACAGCCTGGAGGAGAACAATGAGCAACAGCCGCCAGCCTCCACCTCCCAGACCCTCACCCAAACATCCGCGGTGCTTAATCATCTTAACCACAGGACATAG